The Spirochaetae bacterium HGW-Spirochaetae-1 genome has a segment encoding these proteins:
- a CDS encoding deoxyguanosinetriphosphate triphosphohydrolase encodes MKRIDLKYLESAEDATLSPFAARSFLSRGRKFTEEQHQYRTEFQRDRERIIHSRAFRRLEYKTQVFINHEGDHYRTRLTHTIEVAQISRTIARAMRLNEDLAESIALAHDLGHTPFGHAGERQLDVLLKDHGGFEHNRQSLRIVDVLERSYEPFEGLNLTWETREGIIKHSPDLDKNKYAEFNPGEQPSLEAQIIDLADEIAYNNHDLDDGFSSGILSLDELMSLDIWQLARKRFSDQIPAEPKLAVRMIIRNIINLLVSDLIDVTLNRIDEMGLTNYMDIRKADTAMAGFSNDVRSATNETKRFLKKRLYQHYRVTRMSIKAEKVVRDLFTIYMEHPDTLPDDYQKRIASDGVLLTVTDYIAGMTDRFALEEHQKLTDPTIGV; translated from the coding sequence ATGAAACGCATTGACCTGAAATATCTGGAGTCGGCTGAAGACGCTACACTGTCCCCTTTCGCGGCCCGTTCCTTTCTATCCCGTGGAAGAAAATTCACCGAAGAACAGCATCAGTACAGGACCGAGTTCCAGCGTGACAGGGAACGCATCATCCATTCACGGGCCTTCCGCAGGCTCGAGTATAAAACCCAGGTATTCATAAACCATGAAGGCGACCATTACCGGACCCGCCTGACGCACACAATAGAGGTAGCGCAGATTTCCCGGACGATTGCCAGGGCCATGCGCCTTAACGAAGACCTGGCCGAAAGTATTGCCCTGGCCCACGACCTGGGACACACTCCCTTCGGTCATGCCGGAGAGCGGCAGCTCGACGTGCTGTTGAAAGACCATGGCGGCTTTGAACACAACCGGCAGAGCCTCCGTATCGTGGATGTTCTCGAGAGAAGCTATGAACCCTTCGAGGGGCTGAACCTCACATGGGAAACCCGCGAGGGAATCATCAAACACAGTCCCGATCTCGATAAAAATAAATATGCCGAATTCAATCCCGGGGAACAGCCGTCCCTGGAGGCCCAGATCATCGACCTGGCCGATGAAATTGCCTACAACAACCACGACCTCGACGATGGCTTCAGTTCCGGCATACTGTCCCTGGATGAACTCATGTCGCTGGACATCTGGCAGCTCGCCAGGAAACGCTTTTCTGATCAGATCCCGGCCGAACCGAAACTGGCCGTGCGGATGATAATTCGGAATATTATAAATCTCCTTGTTTCCGACCTCATCGATGTCACGCTTAATAGGATTGACGAAATGGGTCTCACGAATTATATGGACATCAGGAAAGCGGATACTGCCATGGCGGGTTTCAGCAACGACGTGCGTTCCGCCACCAATGAAACAAAGCGTTTTTTGAAAAAAAGGCTCTATCAGCACTATCGTGTTACACGGATGTCGATAAAAGCCGAAAAGGTTGTCCGGGACCTTTTTACAATTTACATGGAACATCCCGACACGCTTCCCGATGATTATCAGAAGCGGATAGCCAGTGATGGTGTTCTCCTGACGGTGACGGATTATATCGCCGGCATGACCGACCGTTTTGCCCTGGAAGAACACCAGAAATTAACCGATCCTACGATCGGTGTTTAG
- the nusB gene encoding transcription antitermination factor NusB — translation MGHRRKAREYALQGLYMHELRMREGTVSSEALRKDVTSLEWVDVEISPDIREFAVTLIMGALTNRDTIDTLIDRHSRNWKLERLSIVDKSILRLSIFEMVYLPEIPVAVTINEGIELGKIYGGEGSGQFINGILDAVNKSEIETKE, via the coding sequence ATGGGCCATAGAAGAAAAGCCCGTGAATATGCCCTCCAGGGTTTGTATATGCATGAACTCCGGATGAGGGAAGGTACCGTCAGTTCCGAAGCGCTTAGAAAGGATGTGACATCACTGGAATGGGTCGATGTGGAAATATCCCCCGATATCAGGGAATTTGCCGTAACGCTGATTATGGGAGCGCTGACAAACCGGGACACCATTGATACGCTCATCGACAGGCATTCCCGGAACTGGAAGCTGGAACGGCTCAGCATCGTGGATAAATCGATACTACGGCTTTCCATCTTCGAGATGGTTTATCTTCCCGAGATTCCCGTGGCGGTAACGATCAATGAAGGGATCGAACTGGGAAAGATCTACGGCGGAGAGGGTTCGGGCCAGTTTATAAACGGCATTCTCGACGCTGTCAATAAATCCGAAATTGAAACCAAGGAATGA